In Xiphophorus maculatus strain JP 163 A chromosome 15, X_maculatus-5.0-male, whole genome shotgun sequence, the following are encoded in one genomic region:
- the blk gene encoding tyrosine-protein kinase Blk, producing MGCTCSGQKDVKDDNSFYKVKNPQTAHSSNRTEHNANTYSSNDETVFIALHDFKANNDGDLSFKKGDKLKVVQESGEWWLAKSLLTDQEGFIPSNYVARSDTLEVEKWFFKDVSRRETERLLLAPGNKPGSFLVRESETCKGSYSLSVRDNDQEQGDVVKHYKIRCLDKGGYYISPSNTFSSLQELVKYYTRTADGLCLRLYAPCKQKAPQQPWAQDEWEIPRETLKMVKKLGAGQFGEVWMGYYKNTQKVAIKTLKEGTMEPEAFLQEANLMKQLQHDRLVRLHAVVTKEPILIVTEFMVNGCLLDFLKGDEGKNLKMNKLIDMSAQIAEGMAYIEKKNYIHRDLRAANILVSETLHCKIADFGLARIIETEYTAQEGAKFPIKWTAPEAINYGTFSIKSDIWSFGILLTEMVTYGRIPYPGMTNPEVIRNLDKFYRMPQPEGCPEELYEIMMVCWKQKPEERPTFDFLQSTLNDFFIATEGQYEMHP from the exons ATGGGCTGCACTTGCAGTGGCCAGAAAGACGTAAAAGATgataattcattttacaaagtaaagAACCCCCAGACAGCCCACTCATCAAACCGCACA gAACACAACGCAAACACCTATTCATCTAACG atgaaaCCGTGTTTATAGCACTGCATGACTTCAAAGCGAACAATGACGGCGATCTTTCTTTCAAGAAAGGAGACAAGCTCAAAGTTGTACAAGA GAGTGGAGAATGGTGGCTGGCTAAATCGCTTCTCACTGATCAGGAGGGCTTCATCCCATCTAATTATGTAGCCAGATCAGATACGCTGGAGGTGGAGAA ATGGTTTTTCAAAGATGTGAGTCGAAGAGAGACGGAACGACTGCTTCTGGCTCCTGGAAATAAACCAGGCTCCTTTCTTGTTCGAGAGAGTGAGACCTGTAAAG GGTCGTACTCACTGTCGGTAAGAGACAATGATCAAGAACAAGGAGATGTGGTAAAACACTACAAGATTCGCTGTCTGGACAAAGGAGGTTACTATATCTCCCCCTCCAACACCTTCTCATCCTTACAAGAGCTGGTCAAGTACTATACCC GGACTGCAGACGGGTTGTGTCTTCGACTGTATGCTCCTTGTAAACAAAAGGCCCCTCAGCAGCCGTGGGCTCAGGATGAGTGGGAGATTCCAAGAGAGACGCTGAAAATGGTGAAGAAACTCGGTGCTGGGCAGTTTGGAGAAGTTTGGatgg GCTACTACAAGAACACCCAGAAGGTTGCCATCAAAACGCTGAAAGAAGGAACGATGGAGCCTGAGGCCTTTCTTCAGGAAGCTAACCTCATGAAACAGCTGCAGCATGACAGACTTGTACGACTCCATGCTGTCGTCACCAAGGAGCCTATTCTCATTGTGACCGAGTTCATGGTGAACG GCTGCCTTCTTGACTTTCTAAAAGGCGATGAAGGAAAAAATCTCAAGATGAACAAATTGATTGATATGTCAGCCCAG ATAGCCGAGGGTATGGCATACATTGAAAAGAAGAACTATATTCACCGTGACCTTCGAGCGGCTAACATACTGGTCAGTGAGACGCTCCACTGCAAGATAGCTGACTTTGGCCTTGCCAGGATCATTGAGACTGAATACACAGCACAAGAAG GTGCAAAGTTCCCCATTAAATGGACAGCTCCAGAGGCTATCAACTATGGCACGTTTAGCATCAAATCAGACATCTGGTCCTTTGGGATCCTACTGACAGAAATGGTCACATATGGAAGAATACCATACCCCG GAATGACCAACCCAGAGGTGATCAGGAACCTGGACAAGTTTTACAGGATGCCACAGCCAGAAGGCTGCCCTGAGGAACTTTACGAGATTATGATGGTGTGCTGGAAACAAAAGCCTGAGGAACGGCCCACTTTTGATTTTTTACAGAGCACTCTCAACGATTTCTTTATTGCCACAGAAGGACAATATGAGATGCATCCATAG